A genomic window from Salmo salar chromosome ssa23, Ssal_v3.1, whole genome shotgun sequence includes:
- the LOC106584578 gene encoding zona pellucida sperm-binding protein 3-like — translation MEFCIKILLLLTVSCIAKVEKIYRGEESHSQAAHAPGRFVPQYKPAPEPASFQPRPVQWPARVQTPTQVQNPFLQSKQNFNESLTWRFPEDPVKEVQLAIDEQRLLPGPANSVAVQCGETAAHVEVKRDLLGIGQLIHPADLTLGGCAVTGEDASAQVRIFVTELHGCGSTLTLTEDSLVYVFTLHYTPATLGSSPIVRTREVVVLVECHYQRNHDVSSDSVKPTWNPYASTKVAEELLYFSLRMVTDNWQLERPSKEYVLGDNINFEASVVQFYHVPLRVFVDNCVATVIPNTNTVPRYAFIENRGCLVDTKLTGSRSQFRPRTMDDTLQFQIEAFRFHVVNTGSVSS, via the exons ATGGAATTTTGTATTAAAATCCTTCTGCTTCTTACCGTTAGCTGTATAGCTAAAGTTGAGAAGATTTATCGGGGTGAAGAATCACACAGTCAAGCTGCACATGCCCCTGGGAGATTTGTTCCACAGTATAAGCCTGCACCAGAACCAGCCAGCTTTCAACCAAGGCCTGTGCAATGGCCCGCCAGGGTCCAGACACCGACGCAAGTTCAAAACCCTTTCCTCCAGTCAAAGCAGAACTTCAATGAGTCTTTGACCTGGAGATTTCCTGAAGATCCAGTCAAAGAGGTGCAGCTGGCTATTGATGAGCAGAGACTGCTGCCTGGACCTGCCAATAGTGTGGCAGTTCAATGTGGGGAGACTGCTGCCCATGTGGAAGTCAAGCGAGATCTGCTCGGTATCGGCCAACTCATTCACCCAGCGGATCTTACCTTGGGAGGCTGTGCTGTCACTGGGGAGGATGCTTCCGCTCAAGTTCGGATCTTTGTCACTGAGCTGCACGGATGTGGCAGCACTCTGACG TTGACTGAAGATTCACTTGTCTATGTCTTCACACTCCATTATACACCAGCCACTCTGGGCAGCAGCCCCATTGTTCGGACTAGGGAAGTGGTGGTCTTGGTTGAGTGCCACTATCAAAG AAATCATGATGTGAGCAGTGATTCAGTGAAGCCCACCTGGAATCCCTATGCCTCCACTAAGGTTGCAGAGGAGCTCCTCTACTTCTCCCTGAGGATGGTGACTG ACAACTGGCAGTTGGAGAGACCCAGCAAAGAGTACGTCCTTGGAGATAATATTAACTTTGAAGCTTCTGTCGTCCAGTTCTACCATGTGCCCCTCCGAGTCTTTGTGGACAACTGTGTAGCCACAGTCATCCCAAACACCAACACTGTCCCAAGATATGCCTTCATCGAGAACCGTGG GTGTCTGGTCGACACCAAGCTGACAGGCTCCAGGTCCCAGTTCAGACCTCGCACCATGGATGACACGCTCCAGTTCCAGATAGAAGCCTTTAGGTTTCATGTTGTGAACACTGGCTCAGTGAGTAGTTAA